The following proteins are co-located in the Vigna unguiculata cultivar IT97K-499-35 chromosome 9, ASM411807v1, whole genome shotgun sequence genome:
- the LOC114162944 gene encoding uncharacterized protein LOC114162944: MVSFHKALAESPRPEIHAEFEASSKKRKWEEPFAEDFFKDQTTLEKKKSIFDIEIHPETPFSSEKWRQYLTIQSGQIQLCNTRTTSEDHKRSPEPPPSHHMSLDLELNLTCESLRKKDDSYNNVNEKQSSGSPGGLSEPDHDLFSEPSKCKKDSEGINIRSPSWLSSTEDDYNEMVATVCMRCHMLVMLCKSSPSCPNCKFMHPPDQNPSKFLKRRCSLFC, encoded by the exons ATGGTCTCCTTTCACAAAGCGCTGGCCGAGAGTCCAAGGCCTGAAATTCATGCAGAATTCGAAGCATCATCAAAGAAGAGAAAATGGGAAGAGCCATTTGCCGAAGACTTCTTCAAGGATCAAACAACTctagagaaaaagaaatctaTCTTTGATATAGAGATTCATCCTGAGACCCCTTTTTCTTCAGAGAAATGGCGTCAATACCTCACTATTCAG TCCGGGCAGATACAGTTGTGTAACACACGAACAACATCAGAGGACCACAAGAGAAGTCCCGAACCACCACCTTCTCATCACATGAGTTTAGACCTTGAGCTGAATTTGACATGTGAATCACTGAGGAAAAAAGATGACAGTTACAACAATGTTAATGAGAAGCAGAGTTCTGGTTCCCCAGGGGGTTTGAGTGAACCTGATCATGATCTGTTCAGTGAACCCAGCAAGTGTAAGAAAGATTCAGAAGGTATAAACATTCGTTCTCCCTCGTGGCTGTCATCAACTGAGGATGATTACAATGAGATGGTTGCAACAGTTTGCATGCGCTGCCACATGTTGGTAATGCTATGCAAGTCATCTCCTTCCTGTCCTAACTGCAAATTCATGCACCCACCAGATCAGAACCCTTCAAAATTCTTGAAGAGAAGGTGCAGTCTTTTCTGCTAG